Genomic window (Oryza sativa Japonica Group chromosome 3, ASM3414082v1):
cattGTCGTTTCTATATAGAACTTTATTCGTCATTCCTTATCCGAAACTCCTTATATATACGAGGTATAattccgtataagacttggtatgTGATGGGCCCTGCcgagcttagtcgattactattgaGTATGTGGTATCCATGACCCTGACAATATGGGcctcatatgtttttttttttctgctgacATGTTATGTTGGTGAAACCATTCATCTATATTGTCATGGGACCTGATTTGGATGATTTTACTTAGACGAGAGGTGAACATTTTATTGTAGTTTAGGAATGCCCATTAAACTCGACGTAAATACGAGGGATGTCAAGTGGActtctgctactgctgctgcccAACGCTACCTCTCTCGACGTTATTCGAGATGGGCCATAATGAGGTCCAGCAAGGAAGGAACAACAGTTCAATTGATGGGCCATGGCCTCCAGGATCCCGGGACCCAGCGGTATCTAGTTGATCACCGCATATGACTCATTTCCTCAATCTTGGTTGCGTCAAAATGTGATTATGATGCATTAGTGATTTGAAAGGGGTTCTTTGGCAAATGTGGTAGGAAATAATATTCCACTTATTAAAGCTTGACATTATATATTATCCATACATTCTTCCCATatattttttcctctttttttggcaaaaaagtAGAGAGACTCTACCTTGTATCCATTAATGAAAATGGTGTGTCAAAGAGTACAGGCCAAGCTGCCAAATTCAGAAAGACAGAAGAAATACTGAAAATAATGGGAACAGAATGTAAGAGAAAGTAAGAATAATCAcaagagaaaaaacaaaagaactaAAACTTGAAAGTTAAGGTGTAAGACAGTTTAGCTGAGCTTGCATGCTCAGTTAGTAATGTGCACTCGGAAGCTTGGTTTGGCTCTGTTTTCCTAGGTTTTGATGTCATCCTTGATTTTGTGGAGTAGGTTTGATAATGTGCAGTTTTTTTGCTGAAACACATTGTCATTCCAGCACAAGCCGCGAAGTAGATTGGCCATCTTTGTCCTTTTTTCGAACGGCTCACCTAATTTAATTTTGTTCTAACCGTTCACTTAGAGTTATATTATTTCGCCTAtgcttataagccaaaatttaaattttcgtttgcaaatatgtcatttcgtttattccacgaataagcgaaacgatggccCCCGTTAATTATTTCCCTTTCTCCAATCTCTTACAGTGTGCATTTGCGAAACGGGATCTACAGTGTTAAATAGTCACTCGTTTTTTTGCACGGTTGGAGAAGTCTTTGGGATTTTTTTCTGTTTGAGTCGGCACGTTTTGGGCTTTCGCAGAGAGGTGAAAATCAATTGCTATCACACCGGCACACGACCAATGTTGACTGAGCCCACTCTTTGTGACTCGTTTGCACTAGACAAAATCAGGGAGACCGAGCATCTTTCACCCCTGCAAGTTGCGAAGGAAAAATCCGTCACCCTGTTTCTGACCAACTCTTCGTGTTCTCACCGGGAAAGAAAGAGAGCAACagctaaattttatttttaaaacacaCTGTTTATAGTTTAGTAGTTCGTGAAACGTGAACCTATAAAATATTACTTCAtttatcctataatataagacgtGCACAAATTACAATatttaactttaaaaatattttaccaacaattattataatataaattagattttatttgctaaaattaatattattggattgacatttaaatttactttaatATGATTATAATTTTATTGCAATAAACCTTATAGTATAGTATATGAGAAACTATAAATTAAAGAAGATTAGTTTTAAAGACTGTGCTGAGTTTGACcatatcttatattatgggatggagagagtagcaGCTTAAAAAAAGTAACGAAAACATACAAACATTTTAAAGCGTCGTCTCGAGAGCTTTGACTGTTCGACAAGTCCAAATATAACAATTCAGATCCTCTGTTGACATGTGGAGCCGAGGGTATGTTGGACCCATATATCAGCTATTGAGGACCCTCACTCAAAATATAGGTGCAAACATCTCGTGAAAAACGCACAACAATTTTCACAATGGGCACGTACGTTGAGTTAGAATCTGATGGCCATGATCAAAAGCCAGAACGAACAAAAACGCCTAACAAATCTTTCACCAAAAGCACCCAGCTCATCACGTTATCCGAACGGAAAGATGGTAGATATGAGAGATGAGAGACCAGGTCATCGCCAAAAACCGTAAAAGCAAACCTTGTCCCGTGCGGACACCCATTCCCCCCTTCCCCTTTCTGTTAGACACCCGCCTCCACGTCACGGGAGCGCATCTCCACCGCACGATCCAGATCCGACGGCCTCCACGTtccggggcccacctgtcagtgagcgCCAGCGTGGAGGAGGGGGCACGCACGATTCGTCTCCTCCCCATCCCTCTaaacccctcccctcccccccaccacctccgcctTGCGCGttgtttcttctcctctcttcgtctctctctctctctcgtcgcgTTGGATTTGACGAGCTCGTCAccaccggctgcggcggcgaggcaggcaTCCGCACTCCTCGGCGTCGGGCCGTCGTCGTTGTCCGCTACCTGGTAGATCCGCGTGTTCCCTTCCTCGTCATGTCTCGTGTCTGGATCTCGCGGAGGCGATGCGTTTCAGATTCAGTGGCTTGTCGTTAGAATTACGTTTTTGCGGCGACCACTTTTTGATCGGTGAAAAAGCGGGAAGTGGGTGTTCCGGTGGTGGATTCGTGCTCagtttggggatttttttttgtgggggctGATCTGGGTGCTACGTGCGCGCGTGTGATGGAACGCTCGGTTGGTCGTGCGGTGTAGATGTAGGCCTGATGCTAGCGAAATTTGTTCTAGATCCAAGCTGGTTGATCCATGAGGATTGCtttagaaaaaaattttagGGATGCCATAGTTTTAGTGGCCTTCATATTTGTCATATGAGCGTTACATGGCCAGCAGCCAGTTACCCTGTTCATTTATCGGGCGTGTGATTCATCTATGCATGTTGTCAGATTGACATGGAAAGCGTGTCATGTATTCATTCTGTGATTCATATGATGGATGCGGATCATCAGCTTCCTTTTGTGCAGCCCGGGCCTAGCCAGAGTTATCTTTTTCACCGAACTGTTTCAATCAAGTCTGCATGAGGAactgagaattttttttattattatttcattGTGATGTGATCATATTGTTTGATTTCAAGTTCATGCAGCTGAATAAGCATTCATGTTTGCACATTATTTAAGAAAGAAGCCTATTATTGTTCATGTTAATGTgggtttccattttttttttcaattgcgCCCTCCTGTTTATGGTGAAGAATAACTTCTCTAGTTTGTTAGGTTCTATTATGAttcagtgttttttttcttaaatgaaGTGTGATATACTGTCTAAAGTCTGAACTACcaagtttgaaatttttttacaagacacatgttttataattttgTGTGCATTGTACAAAATCTTGACCTATTTTTTTGCTTGGTCACAGGAAAAGATGGCTGGTGGCTTTAGGGTATTGCATCTTGTCAGGCCTTTTCTGGCTTTCCTGCCTGAAGTACAGAGTGCTGATAGGAAAATACCATTTAGAGAAAAAGTGATCTACACTGTTATTTCCCTATTCATTTTCCTGGTATGCAGCCAGCTACCACTGTATGGCATCCATTCAACTACTGGAGCTGATCCTTTCTACTGGATGCGTGTTATCCTTGCATCAAACCGTGGTACTGTTATGGAGCTGGGTATCACTCCAATTGTGACATCTGGCATGGTAATGCAACTTCTAGTGGGATCAAAGATCATTGAAGTTGACAACAGTGTGAGAGAGGATCGTGCTCTGCTGTAAGTATTATGAGATTAACACTATGTTCTTTACTATTACCTGAACCTTGAAACTTAGTGCCTTATTTACTATGGTCTGCTGTTTGTAGCCCACCATATTTCAGCGAATGGCTATTGATTAAATGCTACTACGTATCTGATTCATGTTTACCATGTCTTTTGATTATATTTGTTACGCTAATGTACTTTTTTACCCAGGAATGGCGCACAAAAGTTACTTGGTATCCTGATTGCAATTGGGGAAGCTGTGGCATATGTTTTGTCTGGAATGTATGGCAGTGTAAGCCAGCTTGGAACTGGAAATGCCATCCTCATTATACTTCAGCTTTTCTTTGCTGGCATCATTGTCATCTGTCTGGATGAACTTCTCCAGAAAGGTTATGGTTTGGGTTCTGGCATTTCTCTCTTTATTGCTACCAATATCTGGTGAGCACATTGAACTTTGTTCTTCTCTATTGTTGACATTTTCTATTCAACTTGACTTATGGAAATCTTTCTCTGTAGTGAGAATATCATCTGGAAGGCATTTAGCCCCACAACTATCAACAGTGGCCGTGGTGCTGAGTTCGAGGGGGCTGTCATTGCATtgttccatctgttgattactAGAACCGACAAAGTCCGTGCCTTGCGCGAGGCTTTCTACCGCCAGAATCTTCCAAATGTGACCAACTTGCTTGCTACTGTTTTAGTCTTCCTCATAGTTATCTACTTCCAAGGCTTCCGTGTTGTGCTACCAGTGAGATCCAAGAATGCCCGCGGTCAACAAGGCTCATACCCAATTAAGCTGTTCTACACTTCAAACATGCCCATCATTCTGCATTCTGCACTGATTACCAACCTCTATTTCATATCCCAGGTCTGAACTTCAATTCCACTGCTTTAGCAAGATAAATCTTTAATGTTTGTGTTTAGcattaacatgtttgtattgcTTTGGCAGCTTCTCTACAGGAGGTACAGTGGAAATTTCCTAGTCAACCTTATTGGGAAATGGAAGGAATCTGAGTACTCTGGCCATTCTGTTCCTGTTGGTGGTCTTGCTTACTATGTAACTGCTCCATCAAGGTGAAGAATCAATTTCATCAATGAGGCCTTCATCTCTTTGTGCTCGCAATTTTAGTTTCTGTTACTGTTTGATAAAATTTACTTTTAATTATACTTACCTTGGCATATGCACTGGAAATGTTGCAGTTTAGCTGATGTTCTCGCAAATCCATTCCATGCACTGTTCTATGTGGTCTTCATGCTGTCAGCTTGTGCTCTCTTCTCAAAGACATGGATTGAAGTATCTGGTTCATCAGCAAAGGATGTTGCTAAACAGCTCAaggtaaaataaaacaaaactatTTTCTATATCTGGTCTGGAATGCAGAATTATCATGCAAGAGCTACCTTTAAACCACCAACCTTTGCAATTTAACAGGAGCAACAAATGGTGATGCCAGGCCATCGTGAGTCGAATTTACAGAAAGAATTGAACAGATACATCCCTACAGCTGCTGCATTTGGTGGAGTCTGCATTGGTGCATTGACTGTCCTAGCTGATTTCATGGGTGCAATTGGTTCAGGAACTGGGATACTGCTCGCTGTTACAATCATCTACCAGTATTTTGAGACATTCGAGAAAGAAAGGGCTACCGAGCTAGGTTTCTTTGGGTTTTGATCACCTTAGCTGTATAACTCCTAGCTGGAACTTCTTGCGAGTCGCAGTGCTGCTTGGCCGGCTGTCATGTAATGGGAGACCTCAGAATCAGCTTAGGTTGCCGACTTACTTACAATGAGAATCTTGTAGCAGTATGCGTTTTGTTCATGCCAGTGTATGGAGTTATTTGTCCTGCTCCTGCCCCGAGTACAGCAATGGCCATCGTAGTAACTGGATGTGTTGCGATCaatttttattatcttttaAACTGGATAGTATATTTGATTCCTGATCTCTTTTTTGCTGCAACCTTCGTGACTAATGTTTCTGATCACTGGAAACTAATCTGGTGTTATGTCTCCCTGCTGCTTCTCTTATTGCAAGTGTTTGGCCACATGGATAAAATGTTAACTTTCAAAAGACATTCTCATTTTTTAGCATGTGTTATCGTTAACTTTTTGAGACTGGTGACTATTCGCcttactaaaaaaaatcatataaatattATCATTTATTCCTTACATCCCCAAATATGTCCCCAGATGTAAGAACCTACAACCTGATGAACTTATCAGGAATGACTGGAGTCTgaccaaatttaaatttatattgCTAGGACATGTTCCATTCGATTTaaggtttttatattttattttgagacagatgAAGTAAGTATTTTGTTGTGATTTCAAAAATAAAGGTTCTTTAAGTATAACCTATATGTTTATatgtttaataaaattaaacaagacGGGAGATCAAACGTATGAAAAAACACGTCATGTAAAACTAGTACTCCAATAAGAATTGTTTCTGGTTAAGTGCTCCAGCCTCCGGATTGGAGCATATCGAAACGTCAATCTAGCAACGGGCCCCCTGTAATTTAAGGGTGGGTGGGCCAATTCGCCGGCCCGCCAACGTGTATGCGAGTTACCCATGTCGTCTATGCTACAGAAGAGAAacgctctctctttcttctcagGCGAGACGATGGAGGCGGCCACCCCGACCCgccctccccacgccgccccgtcctcctccccgtccccgtcgccggcgtcgctgcgccagtggcggccggcggcgcagcgCAACCTGCGGAACCAGTGGTCGCGCCTGCTCGCCGCCAAGGCCCGGTGgctgtccgccgccgccgacggccgctCCCACGCCTCCGCCCTCGTCAACGCCCACCTCTCCCGCAGGCAAGTccaccactctctctctctctctctccgccaccATGCCCCGGTATTTCCTTCGTGGTGGTTTGGGGGGTTTGGGTTTTACTAGCTGACGATGGGCGTGTTGCTGCGTAGTTACAGGTACATGCCGGGCATGGATTTGGGGGTGCTCAAGGACATGCCCGGGATCCGCGAGAAGGCGAGCGGTAAGCTTGCGCGCAGGGAGGTAATCATCGCCATCATTTCGGTGAATTTTGCCTATGAAGTGTTTGTATGTCTCCTGATCTGCTCTGCTATCTTGCTTTGTTCAGGAGCAATGCCAGAGCATGCTTCTATCGGCCTATAGGGAGATGGTAAGGGCGTAAGGCTGTGCTTGGTCGAAACTCTCATTGACTGTTCAATCCAAAGATTGGATACCGCAAAGCATGGCCGGTTCATGTGATAGTTCTTCTTGTTTCACCTGTTAACAGGTCCTTGCTACGGCCGAGTTGGTTAGAGCTTCTCACTCTATGCGTTGTTTTTCCAAAGTAGCCGCGAATAGTCCGTTGATACGGTTTACTGAGCGCCAAGATGATATGAATGATTCGGGGGACGGAGGAGGATCCCCTGTATTCAAATGGTTCTCCGTATTAGAATTCGGTGGGTTATTCATTTTGTTTCAATGCAAAACCTGATTTAAGTTAGCATGCCCCCTTCTTTTACTCTCTGGTCGATATGACATCCAACCAACTAAGCGCGTATAATCTCTGAAGAACATTTCCTCGAAGTCATGTTGCTGCGTACCAGGTACATGCCGGGCGTAGATTATATTTAGCAAACTGATTCTTAGTTTGCATATAATATTCAGTTTAACAGTATCCCATGGATCAGTATCTAgttttttatgtttttcctggttttttttattggacGATCCTCTTTCAGATCCTCCCAGTGAAAATACATTGCTTTTAATCAAACAAGATAAACTCCTGAATTTAAATTCGTTTATTTGTGGTTTATCACAGAGAATCTTGCTCAAGAACTTGTCGATATGTTCATTTCAGAACTGCAATTGAAGGTATATCGAGAGTTCTTTTTCTATTGTTCTATGGTGATGCTTATTGATTCCAGAAACAGCATGTGCATTTACTTTTAGCTTTTTTTAGCCAGTACAAATATTGGTTTTATTATACTTGCCTGCTTCCTTGTTACTTTGGGAACCTTCCTGACAATGGAAATTGTTTCCATATCACAGAGATTGCTTGTCTTGGAACTCCTCTCGGTAACCTTCAAGGAAGGTGTACAACATGACGCATCATTAGAATGGTCCAATGAGCTATTTGATGGGGAGTTCAATGAGTTTCAGAGTATTGGCCTTCTGTCAGGAGATAGCTACGCACTGCCCAAAAATTGGAGTGCTGGTGTCTCAAAGGCATGGCAACCTGATCAAACCCCATCCCATGAGGTTTTACAGGTACAGGTTGatgttttgagatttttttttttttttgaaaccttaTGTTTTGAGAATTTTGGCATTTAAGACAGAAGAAAGCTCAATTGATCCTGTCTTGATTCATATATTTTACATCTTCTGTCTGGTTGTCTTCATAGTAAAGACAAAGTTGTCTTATGTATATAAAGAGTTAATTAATAGTCCATCTTTTGATTGGATTTTTTTGTGCAAAAGTTAGCATATTGGGTTTATATCTTTTAACTGCTCCAGAGTTTCTTTTGCAGGTTTATTTGACTTCTTGGCTTGCTAATGTGAACATCAAGACAAGCAGGTAATCATATTATTGTATTATTTTATCTTATGGATTTCATAAACTAAGAACTATAGTTATTGAATcttgaaaataaaacatatcTTTTTTTCCTCAACCTTTTGTTATCATGAAGTTTTCGCTTCTGGCTTGATGTCATAACTTGTGTGATAGTAACAGTGACTTTGCACTATTTCAGAATTGATGAAATATTTGAGCTTGTCGGGGAGGAGATGCAGATAAAATTGTCTTGAGGATTCTGATGCGTATGACTTATAAGTAAGAAAAGTTGATCTATCCTCCTGTTTGTGGTTTCGTTTCCTTAGAAGTCCTAAATGCTAAAACCTTATGTAATCTGCTCGAACCCCAAGGGAGAAAACCATTCTCTCATAATTTAGATTTTACAAACAGAAAGTTTAACACTAAAACAGAATTACTTATCTACCCAAGGTTCACTGAGGAATCACGTTTGAGGGAGAGCACTGATCATTATCTGAAAAGTCTTAAGCCATCATCCGCTATCGAATTAAACAAGGTTTTGAAGTTCTAAAGTATATTACCCTTAGCTTCAAGTCTGTTCTGGCTCatcatatatgtacataatcaATTTTCTTATGAATACATCATTAAATTGCCCCATAATTTTGATGACATCTGTTCATGCAAAACACACCTGTAACTCCTTTTAACTTTGTGTTTGTATTTTGCGTGTGATATAATCTGGCGTGAAGGAATGGATGAAGGGAAGTGAAGGATGAAGCCATAGAGGCTCATACCTATGTATTGTGCCTTCTGTTCATAATTGAAGGATTGACTGGTAGTGGTAGGTGTGTGAAAAAGGACAAAAGGAAACACTGTGTCTGGTTGCTGGGCTTGCGATAGGCCTGGCTTGGCCTGTTGGCCCGTCAGCACCTCCAAATAGAAAAcgctttttttttcccgttcCGTGTCCTTGAAAGAGATGGAACTTTGCTGAACTCgagaaaaattatttcttgCCCAGCAAAAACACAAACACAATCTGCTCGAGATATCTGAAGGAATCAAACGCCCTTTTCGTTCCTGAGAAACAGCCTGCAATCAACCGCTCGAGTATGTTCCTGCAGCAGGTGTGACAATCCACGACGACTCCATGTATTGCAGATAAGGGTCCAATTCCTTTGCTCAAGAATTCGACTCCAATAGCACCTTAATAATGGCTTTAATGGCTTGGACACTCACAGAGTAACACATGCTCTTTAAAAATGCTCCTTCCATACCATGGACCAGCTCTGATGCCTGTCAGCTCCCTTGCCCTTTCCTCCTTTaagaaacaacaacaacatccaaaaaaacaaaatgctcACTCCCTGATGCTACTATGAGTCAAACCCAACACACatgtgcctcctcctcctccttcttcctgGCATTAAATTAGCCGAGACCGGCCTGATCCATTTATCTCCCAATTTATCCTCTCCTGTCTGTCACAAGCAAAGCACACGAGTAGTACCCCtcagtcccaaaataaaccaacctcgTACGGGATAtgtggtttattttttatggtgGGAGTAGTTTCTTTTCAGGGCTGCCTCACGTAACATGATCACATGACCAAACCGGCCGGTCCAGCCGAGTAGCCGACcacatcgatccatccatcatcCAACCAGCGGCAGCACGCGACTTTGCAGGGGACATTCCCGTGACGACGCGGCGGGCAGtagccgatcgatcgagagcCAATCACGTCGTCGTACTAATCAAATCAATACACTTGCCACCACACGAGAGAGTATATATGTGTTCCTGTCCACTTGGCCCTTTTCAATGTTCTTTTCGATGCCAACCAAATCCGTTAATTAGTTTCTCTCTCCAGGATGAAGAGTACTTGCACGTACTACCACTACACTGCCacgacagcagcagcagttgcTGCCCCCGGTTGTCCCTGTCAAACTCTCTCTCTCAGTAGATCCGGTCGTGCAGCTGCAGTACGACGTTGTAgttgtcgtcgtcatcgtcgaggAAAAAGTGCAGCCACAGCCTCGTGcacaagtagtagtagtagtgctGATGCGATGAGAATCGGTTTTGTCACTTTTGTTTATGGTTtgaaagatagagagagagagggcctTAAAAATGTCTTTTTCTTTTGCTTACTTGTGCACACACACTGCATTGCTTCAGTAGTGTGTCCAAATCGGCAGGGCTTTTTTGAAAAGGCCAGCTCGAGTCAGTCAACCTCCGTCTAATTCTCATATAAGAAAGGCAGAAGAGAAAGGGAACCTATGGTGGAGTATATCTGATCCTGTCACTTGAGTCACGCACACACACTGACGCCAAagtacaaaaggaaaaaaagagcaCGGCGATGATGTGACCATCAAATCCACTTTGCTAACTAAGCCAGCACTAATACTAATATTCCCCTAATATTTACATTCCTCCTACGCATCTATAGTAAATTGCACggctctttatttttttctcattgaAATAtagaaaggaagaaagaaaaaaggttACCATGAGCAAGAATCTTGTATCCAAGTCGCTTTAATTTCCCCAAGAATCTTGGAGCAAGTGCACACACCATGAGCAGCCAGACGACGAGTTGTGATTGGGCATTGGGCATGTGGCGCGCACACACAACGTCAGGCTCGCAGCCAATCCAGTGGCCCAGTGTG
Coding sequences:
- the LOC4332043 gene encoding uncharacterized protein isoform X2 — encoded protein: MSSMLQKRNALSFFSGETMEAATPTRPPHAAPSSSPSPSPASLRQWRPAAQRNLRNQWSRLLAAKARWLSAAADGRSHASALVNAHLSRRYMPGMDLGVLKDMPGIREKASGKLARREEQCQSMLLSAYREMVLATAELVRASHSMRCFSKVAANSPLIRFTERQDDMNDSGDGGGSPVFKWFSVLEFENLAQELVDMFISELQLKRLLVLELLSVTFKEGVQHDASLEWSNELFDGEFNEFQSIGLLSGDSYALPKNWSAGVSKAWQPDQTPSHEVLQVYLTSWLANVNIKTSRIDEIFELVGEEMQIKLS
- the LOC4332043 gene encoding uncharacterized protein isoform X1, whose amino-acid sequence is MSSMLQKRNALSFFSGETMEAATPTRPPHAAPSSSPSPSPASLRQWRPAAQRNLRNQWSRLLAAKARWLSAAADGRSHASALVNAHLSRSYRYMPGMDLGVLKDMPGIREKASGKLARREEQCQSMLLSAYREMVLATAELVRASHSMRCFSKVAANSPLIRFTERQDDMNDSGDGGGSPVFKWFSVLEFENLAQELVDMFISELQLKRLLVLELLSVTFKEGVQHDASLEWSNELFDGEFNEFQSIGLLSGDSYALPKNWSAGVSKAWQPDQTPSHEVLQVYLTSWLANVNIKTSRIDEIFELVGEEMQIKLS
- the LOC4332042 gene encoding uncharacterized protein, with amino-acid sequence MAGGFRVLHLVRPFLAFLPEVQSADRKIPFREKVIYTVISLFIFLVCSQLPLYGIHSTTGADPFYWMRVILASNRGTVMELGITPIVTSGMVMQLLVGSKIIEVDNSVREDRALLNGAQKLLGILIAIGEAVAYVLSGMYGSVSQLGTGNAILIILQLFFAGIIVICLDELLQKGYGLGSGISLFIATNICENIIWKAFSPTTINSGRGAEFEGAVIALFHLLITRTDKVRALREAFYRQNLPNVTNLLATVLVFLIVIYFQGFRVVLPVRSKNARGQQGSYPIKLFYTSNMPIILHSALITNLYFISQLLYRRYSGNFLVNLIGKWKESEYSGHSVPVGGLAYYVTAPSSLADVLANPFHALFYVVFMLSACALFSKTWIEVSGSSAKDVAKQLKEQQMVMPGHRESNLQKELNRYIPTAAAFGGVCIGALTVLADFMGAIGSGTGILLAVTIIYQYFETFEKERATELGFFGF